One Methanobacterium sp. genomic region harbors:
- a CDS encoding DASS family sodium-coupled anion symporter, whose product MPLAIIAFIVVMLIPLNGLSYQGHAAIALLVFAIIMWATESVHLAVTSLIILFIQPIIGVESFDNAVIGFANPIIFLMIGGFIIAEAIRKSGLAQRLTYAMLNKLGTSPGRSLFVAVFSTGILSAWIENVVAFAMLLPIIKEIIPLMGINDAEKGKSNFAKAMVLGASYGSLAGGLGTEIGTAPNLMAAAYTHLPFLNWMIFGFPLAIVLMLIIWKFLGFMFPFEVKGIIGGKETITSKIEELGSITKTEKITLGILLFTILLWVTASFTGINSYSVALIGAVLYFIFGVVDWKDAQTNVDWGLIIFFGGALSLGAALLNTGAASWLIKDIVAMLGSNPSTLLIMLVLMIIGVIITQVMSNIALSAILIPLSVTLAQAQGQPIGVYAVPVAIACSLSFMLPMADPTVAMAYGTKYVNIKEILKAGVPLIVIGIIVTIIILLTIARPFLG is encoded by the coding sequence ATGCCTTTGGCCATAATTGCATTTATAGTGGTTATGCTAATTCCTTTAAATGGTCTGAGTTATCAGGGGCATGCTGCAATTGCACTGCTTGTATTCGCCATAATAATGTGGGCGACTGAGTCCGTACATTTAGCAGTTACTTCTTTAATTATACTTTTCATACAACCTATAATTGGAGTAGAAAGTTTTGATAATGCAGTAATTGGTTTTGCAAATCCAATCATATTCTTGATGATTGGAGGGTTCATCATAGCAGAAGCAATCCGTAAAAGCGGACTTGCACAGCGGTTAACCTATGCAATGCTCAATAAGTTAGGTACAAGTCCTGGAAGAAGCCTTTTTGTTGCAGTTTTCTCAACTGGAATTCTTTCAGCGTGGATTGAAAACGTAGTGGCATTCGCCATGCTGTTACCTATCATTAAGGAGATTATACCTTTAATGGGTATTAACGATGCTGAAAAAGGAAAAAGTAATTTTGCAAAAGCTATGGTTCTTGGAGCTTCCTACGGTTCTCTAGCCGGTGGATTAGGTACAGAGATAGGAACTGCTCCCAACCTGATGGCAGCAGCATATACTCATCTACCATTTTTAAACTGGATGATATTCGGATTTCCACTGGCAATAGTATTAATGCTTATCATATGGAAATTCCTTGGTTTCATGTTCCCATTTGAAGTTAAAGGAATAATAGGTGGAAAAGAGACAATCACTTCAAAAATAGAAGAGTTAGGCTCTATAACAAAGACAGAGAAAATAACACTTGGAATACTGCTATTTACCATACTTCTATGGGTTACAGCAAGTTTCACAGGAATTAACAGTTACTCTGTTGCACTGATCGGTGCGGTCCTCTACTTCATATTTGGTGTTGTTGACTGGAAAGATGCTCAAACCAATGTTGATTGGGGTTTAATTATCTTCTTTGGAGGGGCATTAAGCTTAGGGGCAGCATTACTCAACACAGGAGCAGCTTCATGGTTAATAAAAGATATTGTAGCCATGTTAGGAAGCAATCCGTCAACACTGCTGATAATGCTTGTACTCATGATTATAGGTGTAATCATCACCCAGGTAATGTCAAATATAGCATTATCAGCTATTTTGATACCATTATCAGTGACTTTAGCGCAAGCACAGGGACAACCAATAGGCGTTTATGCAGTACCAGTTGCAATAGCATGTAGCCTATCATTCATGTTGCCAATGGCAGACCCAACAGTAGCAATGGCTTATGGTACAAAATATGTAAACATTAAAGAGATACTCAAAGCAGGAGTACCTTTAATTGTAATAGGAATCATAGTGACTATAATAATCCTATTAACAATAGCAAGACCATTTTTAGGGTAA
- a CDS encoding cupredoxin domain-containing protein — translation MNSNLIRIGIILMVIGVTSASGCTQEKQTNTITVGNSTFKPNPMYVTSGAMVRWTNQDNTPCKIVSDTGNFESPTLNKGDTFTYTFDKEGEYNYYDGLNSSIRGRVIVE, via the coding sequence ATGAACTCAAATCTTATAAGAATTGGAATAATTCTTATGGTCATAGGAGTAACTTCGGCATCTGGCTGTACGCAGGAAAAGCAAACTAATACAATTACTGTTGGAAATTCTACATTTAAACCAAACCCAATGTATGTTACGTCAGGAGCAATGGTTAGATGGACTAATCAGGATAATACTCCCTGTAAAATAGTAAGTGATACTGGAAACTTTGAGAGTCCAACTTTAAACAAAGGAGATACATTCACATATACTTTTGATAAAGAAGGAGAATATAATTACTATGATGGATTAAATTCATCAATAAGAGGCAGAGTTATTGTAGAATGA
- a CDS encoding SMC family ATPase: MIFKSLTLSNIRSYKNNEPIDFPVGTSLFEGDIGSGKSTILMAIEFALFGLGNQKGDSLLRKGSKKGSVTLEFGVGEDNYLVQRSLIRKENEGPVRQEKGLLGINGAKIELSPSEIKEKILKILNFKEPLNPRAQSVIFRYAVYTPQEEMKYILSQKPDERLQTLRKAFGIEDYKIAAENANILSRSIKDKLIELKTETKDLDDKKQELFVLKGNLDANKTKNAKFQARGEELDVLQKTQKETLEKLQESELELKKIQAEIPHLKKQIEEKEKLTSTYQNEVKTCEEENKLKFIPQIEALEKIELPTGETEEDLNSKLASIKKIIKEHNSLASNLALLNDSKQSTENELGENKNKSSEELINEKDALILKIKEKYDAFKLDKEQVHKISEDIYRLDAEKSEILKKLNKVYELGELCPICGSKLNEEHKKNLKSESDDEIKKLNSRSKILSQVELKGKKQLESEEIAIKTLENNLNDLKLLIDKVSRLDDLKNKINSVYTKLNSFDTDLKSIIKDSIEFDETDKYITHFETLLDKLKEYNRSQKDMENVKYQFKKNFDKIKENEGNIGVLTAEINSLKQNLVTFQAKLEELKDIPNEIAEVKFNYQKTEEEFQEVKAKIVETKTLAEKLQEDISKVKDEINKKESLKKQLDKFNDYHIWLNDYLIPTLSLIEKHVMQKRYEEFNGDFQKWFSILIEDISKTAKIDEEFTPIVEQDGFEQDINYLSGGEKTSVALAYRLALNNIVQKVSTGMKSNLLILDEPTDGFSREQLYKVREILNELDCPQVIIVSHERELGSFADNVFKVEKIDGNSCVTLSG; this comes from the coding sequence ATGATTTTTAAGTCGCTGACACTGAGCAACATAAGGAGCTACAAAAATAATGAACCTATAGATTTTCCAGTTGGAACATCTCTTTTTGAGGGAGATATAGGTTCTGGAAAGTCCACAATCTTGATGGCTATCGAGTTTGCTCTTTTTGGTCTTGGAAATCAGAAAGGTGATTCTCTGCTTCGAAAAGGGTCAAAAAAAGGATCGGTGACCTTAGAATTTGGTGTTGGTGAGGATAATTATTTAGTTCAACGTTCTCTAATACGGAAAGAAAATGAAGGGCCAGTTAGACAGGAAAAAGGACTTCTAGGTATTAATGGAGCAAAAATTGAGTTATCGCCGTCTGAAATCAAAGAAAAGATTCTAAAAATCCTCAATTTCAAGGAACCCCTCAACCCAAGGGCTCAAAGTGTTATTTTCAGATATGCGGTCTATACTCCCCAAGAAGAAATGAAATATATACTCTCTCAAAAGCCGGATGAAAGGCTTCAAACTCTAAGAAAAGCTTTTGGTATAGAGGACTACAAAATCGCTGCTGAAAATGCTAACATATTGTCTCGATCAATTAAAGATAAACTCATTGAACTGAAAACTGAAACAAAAGATCTTGATGATAAAAAACAGGAACTATTCGTTTTAAAAGGTAATTTAGACGCAAATAAAACTAAAAATGCAAAATTTCAGGCACGTGGGGAAGAGCTAGATGTTTTACAAAAAACCCAGAAGGAAACACTTGAAAAACTTCAAGAATCAGAGTTAGAGCTTAAAAAGATACAAGCTGAAATCCCTCACCTAAAAAAGCAAATTGAAGAAAAAGAAAAGCTGACTAGTACATACCAAAATGAAGTTAAAACTTGCGAAGAAGAGAATAAGCTGAAATTTATCCCTCAAATTGAAGCCCTAGAAAAGATTGAACTGCCTACGGGTGAAACTGAAGAAGACCTGAACAGTAAACTGGCCTCTATTAAAAAAATTATCAAAGAACACAACAGTTTAGCATCTAATCTAGCTCTTCTAAATGACAGCAAACAGTCAACTGAAAATGAACTTGGGGAAAATAAAAATAAAAGTTCTGAAGAGCTTATAAATGAAAAAGATGCTTTGATCCTTAAAATAAAAGAAAAATATGATGCCTTCAAGTTAGATAAGGAACAGGTGCATAAAATTTCTGAGGATATATACCGACTGGATGCTGAAAAATCAGAAATTCTGAAAAAATTAAATAAAGTGTATGAACTTGGAGAATTATGTCCTATCTGCGGTAGTAAACTAAATGAAGAGCATAAAAAGAATTTAAAATCTGAAAGCGATGATGAAATCAAGAAATTAAATTCAAGATCCAAAATATTAAGCCAGGTAGAGTTAAAAGGAAAAAAACAGTTAGAATCAGAAGAGATAGCAATAAAAACCCTGGAAAATAATTTAAATGACTTAAAATTATTAATAGATAAAGTATCACGTTTAGATGATTTAAAGAATAAGATTAATTCTGTTTATACGAAATTAAACAGTTTTGATACAGATTTAAAATCAATAATAAAGGATTCTATTGAATTTGATGAAACTGATAAATACATAACTCATTTTGAAACTTTGCTTGATAAACTCAAAGAGTACAATAGAAGTCAAAAGGATATGGAGAACGTCAAATATCAATTTAAAAAGAATTTTGATAAAATAAAAGAAAATGAGGGAAATATTGGTGTTTTAACTGCAGAAATTAATTCATTAAAACAGAATTTAGTCACTTTCCAGGCAAAGTTAGAGGAATTAAAAGATATACCTAATGAGATTGCTGAGGTAAAATTCAATTACCAGAAAACAGAGGAAGAGTTCCAGGAAGTAAAAGCAAAAATAGTTGAAACCAAAACACTCGCAGAAAAACTGCAAGAGGATATATCTAAAGTCAAAGATGAAATCAACAAAAAGGAAAGTCTCAAGAAACAGTTGGATAAGTTCAATGATTATCATATCTGGCTCAATGATTACCTGATTCCTACACTCAGCTTGATAGAAAAACATGTGATGCAGAAAAGGTACGAAGAGTTTAATGGTGATTTCCAGAAATGGTTCAGTATTCTGATTGAAGACATTTCAAAAACAGCTAAAATTGACGAAGAATTCACGCCGATTGTAGAACAGGACGGGTTTGAACAGGATATTAATTATTTAAGCGGCGGCGAAAAGACCAGCGTGGCATTAGCCTACCGTTTAGCTTTAAATAATATCGTTCAGAAAGTTTCTACAGGAATGAAATCTAATTTATTGATATTAGACGAACCAACCGATGGTTTCAGCAGGGAACAGCTGTACAAGGTCAGGGAAATTTTAAATGAACTGGACTGCCCACAGGTTATCATTGTGTCTCATGAAAGAGAACTTGGAAGCTTTGCAGACAATGTGTTTAAAGTGGAAAAAATCGATGGAAATTCCTGCGTTACTTTAAGCGGATGA
- a CDS encoding Hsp20/alpha crystallin family protein, which produces MAEEGNTEKIPVSPATFVYHTEDEYIMEVELPGVKKEDININVTENTFCVRAPRRNTEYNGCWVLAHDFDPDKGSAQYENGLLTIRMPLTEEREKPSREIDVM; this is translated from the coding sequence ATGGCTGAAGAAGGAAATACTGAAAAAATACCTGTTTCCCCTGCAACATTTGTATATCACACTGAAGATGAATACATAATGGAAGTAGAGCTTCCAGGCGTGAAAAAAGAAGATATAAACATTAACGTGACTGAAAATACATTCTGTGTTAGAGCCCCAAGAAGAAATACAGAATATAACGGATGCTGGGTACTTGCTCACGATTTTGATCCAGATAAAGGCAGTGCACAATATGAAAACGGATTATTAACCATTAGAATGCCTTTAACTGAAGAAAGGGAAAAACCAAGCCGGGAAATAGATGTAATGTAA